The genomic window CCGGCGCTGGCGTTCCTGCTGGCGGCGCTGCTCGGCCTCACGCGCCTCCCGCGCGCGGCGTTCCTTGAAGCGCTGCTTTTCAATGTTCCACAGGAACTCTTCGTCATCATCCGGGCCCTTGATCTGCTTGGGGCTTGGGGCGCGGTTATCCGCTTGGATTTCGGTCCGCTTGCCCCACGTGCCGGGGCCGAAGGCCTTCCAGACTAGGATGACGGCGGCAACGATGAGGAGGAGAAGGATGAGGCGTCCCATGCCCTCCATAGTACTTACCCGAAAATTAACCGACTAGCTTAGGCGAAGGTAAAATGTCTGACGTGTCAGCCCACGATAACGAAGCCCAGAACCGCCCCGCGGCGGTCCCGGAATCGACCCCCAAGTCGGCCCCGGCTCACGATGCCGCCCCGGCAACCCCGGCCGGCGATGCCCGGCCCGCCGGCCAGGCGGGTGCAGCGCAGCCTGCCGATGCGGTCACTGCCGCCGCGGGGGAGCGGGGCGAGCACGAGCCGCCCAAGCCCGACCCGGAGCTGCGCTCTGCCTCGCGCAAGGCGATGGCCAAGTACGGCCTGGCCCGCCTGGTTCTCTTCCTGGTCCTGACGGCGGTCATCCAGGGCCTAGCCATGCTCATCGGCGCCCCGGTGCCTCTTATCTTCTCCGCGCTGTTGGCCTTGTTCCTGGCGCTGCCGCTGTCGATGCTCATCTTCACCAAGTGGCGGCTCGAAGCCACGAACTCGCTGGCCGAGTACTCCCGCCAGCGCAAGGCCCACAAGGCCTGGGTCCAGCGCGAGCTAGCCGGCCGTAACTAGCGGCCGAAGAGGAAGGCGATCACCAGCATCACCGGCAGCGCGGCGAAGGTAGTCAGGAAGACGACGTCGCGGGCGACGGTCTGGCCGCGCTGGAAGGTGGCCGCGTAGTTGTAGACCTGCTGGGCCGTGGGCAGCGCGCAGAGGATAACTGCGGCGTAAGTGGCGTCGGCGCTCAGGCCGAAGATGCTCGCCAGGCCGAAGGCCGCCAGCGGCATGCCTACCAGTTTCAGGAGCGTCGCCGTCGCGGTGGGGCGGCGCGCGGAGGGGTCGGAAAGCACCCCGGAGGTCTTCAGGGAGGCACCGAAGCTCATCAGGATCATGGGGATGGACGCCCCGCCCAGCAGGCCGATGGGCTCCATGATGGGCGCGGGGATTTCCCAGCCGCGCCAGGCCACGATAAAGCCCAGGAAGCTGGCCACCACCATGGGGGAGAGCAGCCCAGTCTTGATCCCTCCCAGCAGGGACTTGCCGCCCAGCGCGCCCAGGATGAGCGGGGTGAACAGGACCATCTGGATGAAGACGACGGGGATGGCGTACGTGGAATCGCCCAGCACGTAGGTGCTCACCGGCAGGCCGATGTTGACGGAGTTGAAGTAGCTGGCCGCGGCCGCGCCGGAGGCGATATCCGGCAGGGACTGGCGGAAGTGCAGGGCCGCGTAGACGGCAGCGACCACCACGGTCGCCCCGATGACCACCAGGATGACCGGGGAGAAGACTACCCCGGGATCCGAGCGCGCCACGGAGTGGAAGAGCAAAGCCGGGGTCGCGGCGTAGAAGGCCACCCGGTTGAACATCAGGCGCTCGCGATCGGAGCCGATAACCCCGCGTACGGCGAGCACCCAGCCGACGAAGATGACGGCCAGGATGATGGCAAACCCGGTGATAACCCCTAGCATCTAGCGCACCTTTCCTGCAGTCGGTGGATCCTGCCTAGACGATGACCAGCGCGATGGCTACGACCACGGCCCAGATGAGCATGGCCCGGCCGGCCATGCCGAGGACCGGGATGAGCTCCCGACCCTGGGCGCCGCGGTTGACGGTGCGCACCGCGCCGAGCGCGAACGGGAAGTAGACCAGGCCCAGTAGCGCCAGCCAGGAGTTGAAGGCGATGCCGATAGTCAGCAGTACCGGCAACAGCAGGAGCACGGTAAACAGTAGGCGGGCTCGCTCGTTGCCCAGGGTGACGGCCAAGGTGATCTTGCCGGTGGCGGCGTCCGAGGGGATATCGCGGATGTTATTGGCCAGGTTGACCGCGGAACTCATCGCGCCAACGCCCACGGCCAGGGCGAGGCCGGTCCAGGAGATGCGGCCGGCCTGGGTGAACTCGGTGCCCAGCACGGCCACCAGACCGAAGAAGATGAAGACGGCGACCTCGCCGAGTCCGCGGTAGCCATAGGGGTTCTTGCCGCCGGTATAAAACCACGCGCCGGCGATGCACAGCGCGCCGACGAGGATGAACCACCAGGCACCCGCCCACAGGGACAGGATGATGCCGGCGGCACCGGCCACGGCGAAGCAGCCGAAGGCGGCGTACTTGACGTGGGCGGGCTTGGCGAGCCCGCCGCCGGTGAGCCGCTGCGGGCCGGAGCGGTCATCGTCGGTGCCGCGGATGCCGTCCGAGTAGTCGTTGGCAAAATTGACGCCGACGATGAGCGCCCAGGCCACGATGAGCGCGAGCAGGGCCCGCCCGAGGTGGGCTTGCCCCAGCGAGGCGGCCGCGCCGGTGCCGGCGACGACCGGGGCGAAAGCGTTGGCCCAGGTGTGCGGCCGGGCCCCTTCAATCCAATCCGCGCGGGTGGCGGAGTACTTCTTTCCAGCAGCTGACATACAGCCCATTGTGCCACGCGCTCAGTTAGCGCTTTAACTAACTGCCGTCCCAGAGCCAGCCGGAATCCCAACCGTCCTTCCCGAAAGTGCTCGTTCCAACCCGTCGAAGTCAACTTCCCACTTAACTTCCCACAGTGTTATGTTAAGTGGGAAGCTGGTGTAGCAGCCATGTTCTATTGTGCTCAGATGTAGCGTCGGGTGTTCTGCCGGCTGCGCCACGCATAGACACCGAGGGCAGCGGCGAAGACCACGGCGTTGGCTACGGTCATGGCGGCGGAGGTGGCAGCCTGGAGATGATAGGCGGCCCAGAAGCCGGCGATGGCCGTGCCGGTTGCTACCAGGCAGGCGAGACCCAGCATGGGCAGCACGCGGTGGGCTAGCAGCCGGGCGGTGATGGCGGGGAAGACCATG from Corynebacterium confusum includes these protein-coding regions:
- a CDS encoding DUF4229 domain-containing protein — protein: MAKYGLARLVLFLVLTAVIQGLAMLIGAPVPLIFSALLALFLALPLSMLIFTKWRLEATNSLAEYSRQRKAHKAWVQRELAGRN
- a CDS encoding AEC family transporter, whose product is MLGVITGFAIILAVIFVGWVLAVRGVIGSDRERLMFNRVAFYAATPALLFHSVARSDPGVVFSPVILVVIGATVVVAAVYAALHFRQSLPDIASGAAAASYFNSVNIGLPVSTYVLGDSTYAIPVVFIQMVLFTPLILGALGGKSLLGGIKTGLLSPMVVASFLGFIVAWRGWEIPAPIMEPIGLLGGASIPMILMSFGASLKTSGVLSDPSARRPTATATLLKLVGMPLAAFGLASIFGLSADATYAAVILCALPTAQQVYNYAATFQRGQTVARDVVFLTTFAALPVMLVIAFLFGR
- a CDS encoding 1,4-dihydroxy-2-naphthoate polyprenyltransferase, which codes for MSAAGKKYSATRADWIEGARPHTWANAFAPVVAGTGAAASLGQAHLGRALLALIVAWALIVGVNFANDYSDGIRGTDDDRSGPQRLTGGGLAKPAHVKYAAFGCFAVAGAAGIILSLWAGAWWFILVGALCIAGAWFYTGGKNPYGYRGLGEVAVFIFFGLVAVLGTEFTQAGRISWTGLALAVGVGAMSSAVNLANNIRDIPSDAATGKITLAVTLGNERARLLFTVLLLLPVLLTIGIAFNSWLALLGLVYFPFALGAVRTVNRGAQGRELIPVLGMAGRAMLIWAVVVAIALVIV